In the genome of Oscarella lobularis chromosome 1, ooOscLobu1.1, whole genome shotgun sequence, one region contains:
- the LOC136186425 gene encoding uncharacterized protein, with product MMESLCMILKLLFFLFNVVSVYSSSSDFSLLTVDCNPSIQSDVISPNETAANDAAVKLTCNRGYVLRGSSIVCEGNASWSIEHSFCKEGVDCEYIRNLRNGTARFKRNDNSVVEVGENATVRFACSDGSRFTLVGVESIRCLPDGTWGPPECQNITSCRFLGFLSNGRMSTNSSSFGTRVRFHCDPGFRLVGSKSITCNSSGEWSHEKPFCRGISISCKSLSPRIPAHGAISTNQTANGTEVKFSCKEGYVVNGTASLVCLSGRWSSDPPSCKEIQCNPITPPRDGYAWWTSSDGRRENYTSSRSESVAFRTLYFECRGQLELIGQSSINCLANGSWSGTVPSCSNPRLRLEGGDSKYEGRLELYYNGSWGTVCDEGFGMEEAFVVCRQLFSTLPANFELYSYFGPGPGPIVLDDLRCSGTETRLQDCLHRGLGEHRSQCNNANEAGVVCLETPSFPVRLIATGFSSVEGRLEVFHKEWGTVCDGDWDLQDAHVVCRQLGLGRAIEAFAGLNRDYGSGEQLILLSRLRCNGSEQVLAQCLSDNGLRRRGCRNRETVALICEDGLCPTVKATANMLLTIQSVTLGNVTATQLVFSCDDGYNLIGSSNVTCLESGRWSDKPPLCKKSSVVLSSQCSSTVAFPTLAVPIVALSLLLILCVVAARTLGVSYIRSNFSPLVISLCISSAASVLAGVLIAVNILSPFKCKTLVVDFVINLCTVLCFAPLFVETVSHLVGRIFSRLPVKLAINAVIVILEISIAAMSCFILVPDIGEKDPDDHCKDARTHPLLVSSYCLNAALPMGIAVVTWITYCGGLDSRLKNRSVIECLTASLIAAFYIASLCSFLWAKDCSIGAWFLVIIATLPAFLTLHVFTFVARGALARRKELADYNVYFDVVEMNPTVDYWDEDMVKEINTVVILPSLIQKEEQIGRGNFGAVFKGKLEGVDVAIKSVLDEMNRKEVNDFVREGLQMRQFDHPNGMKLFGICWSDDPSSSYHRSPLIVLPYMELGDLKAYLRKRRPRRGGSVASPRNEMRKGLFEQLVKFSLHIAKGMEYISHNGVVHRDLAARNCMVSWDLEVKVGDFGLSRALKAGKDYYRTGQGGQLPVRWMAPECLLDFVFTTKSDVWAFGITLWEVMTLGMMPYLGVSNQEVSAFVMSGQRLEKPNECPLEVYDIMRLCWAGDSDERLSFSKIVQRFEEYLTELMNYVKPISGFVDPYSHWNLSAAKEMTVALPQLLSRSDDEKQKGRNSSGKQASNPASRSINVEKISAMFALGDGEIDVLEC from the exons ATGATGGAGTCTCTCTGCATGATTCTAAA gcttcttttctttctcttcaacgtTGTCAGTGTCTACTCGAGCTCAAGTGACTTCAGTCTCT TGACAGTCGACTGCAACCCGTCaattcaaagcgacgtcatttctCCAAACGAAACGGCTGCGAACGATGCAGCTGTCAAGCTTACGTGCAACCGCGGTTACGTTCTTAGAGGATCGTCGATCGTGTGCGAGGGAAACGCAAGTTGGTCGATCGAGCATTCGTTTTGCAAAGAAG GGGTCGACTGCGAATATATTCGAAATCTGAGGAATGGCACTGCGCGGTTTAAAAGAAATGATAACAGCGTCGTTGAAGTCGGAGAGAACGCGACAGTTCGGTTTGCGTGCAGTGATGGAAGCCGTTTCACTTTGGTAGGCGTCGAATCCATTAGGTGCCTACCGGACGGCACGTGGGGGCCACCAGAGTGCCAAA ATATTACTTCCTGTCGCTTTCTTGGCTTTTTGTCCAACGGCAGGATGTCGACtaattcgtcttcgtttggaACAAGAGTCCGTTTTCACTGTGATCCTGGCTTCCGTCTTGTCGGTTCGAAATCTATAACGTGCAATTCGTCTGGAGAGTGGTCTCATGAGAAACCCTTCTGCCGTG GCATTTCCATCTCATGCAAATCGCTGAGCCCACGAATACCTGCACACGGAGCTATATCCACGAATCAAACGGCTAACGGTACCGAAGTCAAATTTTCATGCAAAGAAGGATATGTCGTCAATGGCACAGCGAGTCTTGTCTGCTTGTCAGGCAGGTGGTCAAGCGATCCCCCGTCTTGCAAAG agaTTCAGTGTAATCCTATTACGCCTCCACGAGATGGATATGCATGGTGGACGTCGTCCGACGGCCGCAGGGAGAATTATACTTCCAGCCGCTCGGAATCCGTTGCCTTTCGAACGCTGTACTTCGAGTGCCGCGGACAACTTGAGCTTATTGGCCAGTCTTCCATAAACTGTCTCGCGAATGGAAGCTGGTCAGGAACCGTCCCTTCGTGTTCAA ATCCGAGGCTTCGTCTGGAGGGCGGAGACTCCAAATACGAAGGTCGACTTGAACTGTACTATAACGGGTCGTGGGGAACCGTTTGTGACGAAGGATTTGGCATGGAAGAAGCGTTCGTTGTTTGTCGGCAACTCTTTTCAACGTTGCCTGCAAACTTCGAACTCTATTCATACTTCGGACCAGGGCCTGGTCCCATAGTGCTCGATGATCTACGATGCTCCGGCACCGAAACTCGTCTTCAAGACTGTTTACACCGAGGCTTAGGAGAGCACAGGTCACAGTGCAATAACGCAAACGAGGCCGGAGTAGTCTGTTTGG AAACACCGTCGTTTCCTGTCCGACTGATCGCTACGGGGTTTTCGTCGGTCGAAGGACGCCTGGAAGTGTTCCACAAAGAATGGGGTACAGtgtgcgacggcgactggGATTTACAAGACGCTCACGTCGTGTGCCGTCAGCTCGGACTGGGACGGGCTATCGAAGCGTTCGCAGGGCTCAATCGCGATTACGGTTCCGGTGAGCAGTTGATTCTGCTTAGTAGGCTACGCTGCAATGGATCCGAACAAGTGCTTGCGCAATGTCTTTCTGATAATGGTCTTCGCCGGCGCGGATGTCGTAACAGAGAAACCGTTGCATTGATTTGTGAAG ATGGTCTATGTCCCACTGTCAAAGCGACGGCCAATATGTTGTTGACGATTCAGTCCGTAACTCTCGGAAACGTTACCGCGACTCAGTTGGTCTTTTCTTGTGATGATGGGTATAACTTGATTGGTTCGTCAAACGTCACGTGTTTGGAAAGCGGTCGATGGTCTGATAAGCCGCCACTCTGCAAGAAATCTAGCGTCGTCCTGTCCTCGc agTGCTCATCGACTGTTGCTTTTCCGACACTAGCTGTTCCCATCGTCGCTTTAtctcttcttctcatttTATGCGTTGTTGCCGCCCGCACTTTGGGAGTTTCTTACATTCGAAGCAACTTTTCTCCACTCGTCATTTCTTTATGTATTTCATCGGCTGCATCTGTCCTTGCTGGCGTTCTTATTGCTGTCAAcattctctctcctttcaaATGCAAGACTTTGGTGGTAGATTTTGTTATTAACCTATGCACCGTTCTCTGTTTCGCGCCGTTGTTTGTTGAAACGGTATCTCACCTCGTCGGCCGAATTTTCTCCAGGCTACCAGTTAAACTTGCTATCAATGCCGTCATTGTGATTCTGGAAATTTCAATAGCGGCTATGTCATGTTTCATTTTAGTTCCGGATATTGGCGAGAAAGATCCCGATGATCATTGCAAGGACGCTCGCACCCATCCTCTACTTGTCTCCTCATACTGCCTTAATGCTGCACTTCCTATGGGAATTGCTGTTGTTACATGGATAACGTATTGCGGAGGACTTGACAGTCGACTGAAGAACAGATCGGTCATTGAATGTTTAACGGCATCACTTATTGCTGCGTTTTATATTGCATCCTTATGCAGCTTTCTGTGGGCAAAGGACTGTAGTATAGGGGCCTGGTTCCTGGTGATTATTGCTACATTACCAGCATTTCTGACGCTTCATGTGTTTACCTTCGTGGCAAGAGGAGCGTTAGCACGCAGGAAGGAGTTAGCAG ATTACAATGTTTACTTTGACGTTGTTGAAATGAACCCCACAGTCGACTACTGGGACGAAGATATGGTAAAGGAAATCAATACCGTGGTCATTTTGCCGTCACTGAtccaaaaagaagaacaaatTGGTCGCG GTAATTTTGGAGCTGTTTTCAAAGGCAAGCTAGAAGGTGTAGATGTTGCGATAAAATCAGTGCTAG ATGAGATGAATCGAAAGGAAGTAAACGACTTTGTTCGTGAAGGCCTGCAAATGCGTCAATTTGACCATCCCAACGGGATGAAGCTTTTTGGTATATGTTGGTCTGACGATCCTTCCAGCTCCTATCATCGATCTCCACTCATCGTTCTACCCTACATGGAACTAGGCGATCTCAAAGCGTATCTTCGCAAGCGCCGACCAAGACGGGGTGGGTCAGTGGCATCGCCGAGAAACGAAATGAGGAAAGGTCTCTTCGAGCAGCTGGTCAAATTTTCGTTGCACATTGCTAAAGGAATGGAATACATTTCTCATAATGGAGTTGTTCATCGAGATTTGGCGGCAAGGAATTGCAT GGTGAGCTGGGATTTGGAAGTCAAAGTTGGCGACTTCGGTTTGTCAAGAGCACTGAAGGCAGGGAAGGATTACTATCGCACAGGCCAAGGCGGCCAGCTTCCCGTTCGATGGATGGCACCTGAGTGCCTCCTCGACTTTGTCTTTACGACCAAATCGGATGTG TGGGCATTCGGAATCACTTTGTGGGAGGTGATGACTCTTGGAATGATGCCGTATCTAGGTGTTTCGAACCAGGAAGTATCTGCTTTTGTCATGTCAGGCCAGCGTCTAGAGAAACCAAATGAATGTCCATTAGAAGT GTACGATATTATGCGTCTGTGCTGGGCAGGCGATTCCGATGAGCGTCtatctttttcaaaaattgttCAACGCTTTGAAGAGTATCTGACAGAGTTGATGAATTATGTAAAGCCAATTTCCGGCTTTGTTGACCCGTACTCGCATTGGAATCTGTCTGCTGCCAAGGAAATGACCGTGGCACTGCCTCAGCTTCTTTCAAGGAGTGACGatgaaaagcaaaagggCAGAAATTCAAGTGGCAAACAAGCATCAAATCCAGCCAGTAGAAGCATTAACGTGGAAAAGATTAGTGCCATGTTTGCATTGGGCGATGGTGAAATTGATGTCTTGGAATGTTGA